One Nostoc sp. UHCC 0302 DNA window includes the following coding sequences:
- a CDS encoding ATP-binding protein: MINASILVVEDEAIVAKDLQNRLKKLGYSITNTAFSGEDAINKVRENPPDLILMDIKLKGKIDGIEAAEEIHKYIDIPIIYLTAYADEKTLERAKVTVPFGYIIKPFKERELQINIEISLTKYKLEKELKANQKWLYTLLISIGDGVIASDIQELVTFMNPVAEYLTGWKQEEAYGKNSSEVFNIVDAETRKPLENPITKAIRNGIAVGLPAEAILIAKNGTEIPIDDSAAPIKDDQDNIMGAVLVFRDITDRKLAIAALKKQIEQEQLVVQLENINQLKNDFFNLVSHELRSPLYNMKVMIQMLQTFAVNGEAQRYFGLLEAECDREMHLINDLLDLQRLENSSYLLTSPALLLLHQWLPWVVEPFQIRVQEHQQTLQVNIPSDLPPLFSDGSSLERMVAELLNNACKYTPTGGEIVLTIRHDSSQAPAIIIIAISNSVEIPAVALPRIFDKFYRIPNSDLRNEGGTGLGLPIVQKLVEQLQGNIQVESREGWTTFTIRLSDLSSGLSVE; encoded by the coding sequence ATGATAAATGCAAGTATTTTGGTGGTAGAAGATGAAGCAATTGTTGCAAAAGATTTACAAAATCGCCTAAAAAAATTAGGTTATAGCATTACTAACACTGCATTTTCTGGCGAAGATGCAATTAATAAAGTAAGAGAGAACCCTCCAGATTTAATACTAATGGATATTAAACTAAAAGGGAAAATAGACGGTATAGAAGCGGCTGAAGAAATACATAAATATATAGATATCCCAATAATTTATTTAACTGCATATGCAGATGAAAAAACTTTAGAGAGAGCAAAAGTTACTGTACCTTTTGGCTACATAATTAAACCTTTCAAAGAAAGAGAATTGCAAATAAATATTGAAATAAGCTTAACTAAATACAAGCTAGAGAAAGAACTAAAAGCTAATCAAAAATGGTTGTATACATTACTTATAAGCATCGGCGATGGTGTGATTGCTAGCGACATCCAAGAGTTAGTAACTTTTATGAATCCTGTTGCTGAGTATCTCACTGGATGGAAACAAGAAGAAGCTTATGGTAAAAATTCATCAGAAGTATTTAATATTGTGGATGCAGAAACTCGTAAGCCTCTAGAAAATCCCATCACAAAAGCGATTAGAAATGGGATTGCTGTCGGTCTACCAGCAGAAGCTATTCTGATTGCTAAAAACGGTACAGAAATACCAATTGATGATAGTGCCGCACCAATTAAAGATGATCAAGATAATATTATGGGTGCTGTATTGGTATTTCGGGATATTACCGATCGCAAACTAGCTATTGCGGCGCTTAAAAAGCAAATTGAGCAAGAGCAACTTGTGGTGCAATTGGAAAATATTAATCAACTTAAAAATGATTTTTTCAATTTAGTGTCTCACGAATTGCGATCGCCTCTGTATAACATGAAAGTAATGATTCAAATGCTACAAACTTTTGCTGTTAACGGCGAAGCTCAGCGCTATTTTGGGCTTTTGGAAGCCGAGTGCGATCGCGAAATGCATCTGATCAATGATCTACTAGACTTACAAAGGCTGGAAAACTCATCCTATCTTCTTACTAGTCCTGCTCTTTTGCTCTTACATCAGTGGTTACCTTGGGTTGTTGAGCCGTTTCAAATCCGTGTTCAAGAACATCAGCAAACTCTACAGGTGAATATCCCTTCGGATCTCCCGCCACTCTTCTCAGACGGCAGTAGTTTAGAACGTATGGTAGCAGAACTGCTCAATAATGCCTGTAAATACACACCTACTGGTGGTGAAATTGTCTTAACTATACGCCACGATTCTTCCCAAGCACCTGCAATAATCATCATCGCTATCAGTAATTCAGTAGAAATACCAGCAGTAGCATTACCACGAATTTTTGATAAATTCTATCGTATCCCTAATAGCGATTTGAGGAATGAAGGCGGTACAGGGTTAGGGCTACCTATAGTACAGAAGTTAGTTGAACAACTGCAAGGAAACATTCAAGTAGAAAGCCGCGAGGGATGGACAACATTTACCATTAGATTAAGTGATTTATCATCTGGGTTGTCTGTTGAGTAA
- a CDS encoding PAS domain S-box protein: protein MEALNNFFFPSQFIPHGHCYLWRPGLLWLHIISDSLIALAYYSIPLLLIYFVRKRPDVPFDWIFLMFGLFIVACGTTHLMDIWTLWYPSYWLSGLIKAITAFVSVSTAIELVPLIPKALVIPSPAQLEAANSQLAKEIIGHKRTENILRESEQRWQLALRGNNDGIFDWNVKTNEVFFSPRWKEMLGYEDHDICNDFNEWKTRVHPNDFNRVIQAIQKHFAKETPFYTSEYRLLCKNCTYKWILDRGQALWDEDANVVRMVGSHTDITEQKQAEKALSSLLEQLETKVEQRTAQLTIINESLQAEITERQRIEKALRESEQQFRAAFHQAAVGIAHVAINGRWLLVNQRLCDILGYTSQEMQLRSFQDITYPDDLDTDLKYVEQVLAGSIQTYSIEKRYFRKDNSIVWTNLTVSLIREPSGEPKYFISVIEDISERQAALGERKRSEEQIQASLIEKEVLLKEIYHRVKNNLQVISSLLNLQSEYIKDKRDLEIFQQSQQRIASMALIHEKLYQSHDLARINFSEYIQDLVSSLFTSYEVDEDAISLRINIADHILLGLDTAIPCSLIVHELVSNSLKYAFPAGRNGEIKIEFRENNDNTFTLIVADNGIGLPCNYNFNDTASLGWQLVDALTNQLVGNLNILDAVGVVFHITFAIL from the coding sequence ATGGAAGCTTTAAATAATTTTTTCTTTCCTAGTCAGTTTATTCCTCACGGGCATTGTTACCTCTGGCGACCAGGATTGTTATGGTTACATATTATCTCAGATTCGCTAATTGCACTTGCTTATTATTCAATTCCATTGCTACTAATTTATTTTGTTCGTAAACGACCAGATGTACCTTTCGACTGGATATTCTTGATGTTTGGTTTATTCATTGTTGCTTGCGGTACAACTCATTTAATGGATATATGGACACTTTGGTATCCCAGTTATTGGCTATCAGGGTTAATTAAAGCTATCACCGCTTTTGTCTCTGTATCTACAGCTATAGAACTCGTACCGTTAATACCTAAAGCACTGGTGATACCTAGTCCAGCTCAACTAGAGGCAGCAAATTCTCAATTAGCCAAGGAAATTATTGGACACAAACGGACAGAGAACATTTTAAGAGAAAGTGAACAACGCTGGCAGTTAGCTTTGCGGGGTAATAATGATGGGATTTTTGACTGGAATGTTAAAACCAATGAAGTTTTCTTCTCACCTCGTTGGAAGGAAATGCTCGGTTACGAAGACCATGATATTTGCAATGATTTTAATGAATGGAAAACAAGAGTACATCCAAATGATTTCAACAGAGTAATACAAGCAATTCAAAAACACTTTGCTAAGGAAACACCGTTTTACACAAGCGAGTATCGATTATTATGTAAGAATTGCACATACAAATGGATTTTGGATCGCGGTCAAGCACTGTGGGATGAAGATGCTAATGTAGTGCGGATGGTTGGTTCACATACTGATATAACTGAGCAGAAGCAAGCAGAGAAAGCACTAAGCAGCTTACTTGAGCAACTAGAAACTAAAGTTGAGCAACGCACAGCACAGTTAACAATAATCAACGAATCACTACAAGCAGAAATTACTGAGCGCCAACGGATAGAAAAAGCATTACGAGAAAGCGAACAACAATTCCGTGCTGCATTCCATCAAGCTGCTGTTGGCATTGCTCATGTGGCCATAAATGGACGGTGGTTATTAGTTAATCAGAGGCTGTGCGATATTCTCGGTTATACATCCCAGGAAATGCAATTGCGGTCTTTCCAGGATATTACTTACCCAGACGACCTTGACACTGACTTGAAATATGTTGAGCAGGTTTTGGCAGGTAGTATTCAAACTTACTCAATAGAAAAGCGCTATTTCCGCAAAGATAATTCCATCGTTTGGACTAATCTTACCGTATCTTTAATACGCGAACCTTCTGGGGAACCAAAGTATTTTATTTCCGTAATCGAAGACATTAGCGAACGGCAAGCCGCGCTAGGCGAACGCAAGCGATCAGAAGAGCAGATCCAAGCATCACTTATCGAAAAAGAAGTGTTATTGAAAGAAATTTATCATCGTGTAAAAAACAATTTACAGGTTATCTCCAGTTTACTCAACCTGCAATCTGAGTATATCAAGGATAAACGCGATTTGGAAATATTCCAACAAAGCCAGCAGCGGATTGCATCAATGGCATTAATTCACGAAAAGTTGTATCAATCACATGACTTAGCAAGGATTAATTTTAGTGAATATATTCAAGATTTAGTAAGTAGCTTATTCACTTCCTACGAAGTAGATGAAGATGCAATATCTTTGAGAATAAATATTGCTGATCATATTCTTCTCGGACTAGATACAGCAATTCCTTGCAGCTTAATTGTTCATGAGCTTGTTTCTAACTCTTTAAAATATGCATTTCCAGCAGGCAGAAATGGTGAAATAAAAATTGAATTTAGGGAAAACAATGACAACACTTTTACACTGATAGTTGCTGATAATGGTATTGGACTTCCTTGTAATTACAATTTTAATGATACGGCATCTTTAGGATGGCAGCTAGTGGATGCTTTAACTAATCAACTTGTAGGAAATCTCAACATTTTAGATGCTGTAGGAGTAGTGTTTCATATAACATTTGCAATATTATAA
- a CDS encoding NF041680 family putative transposase, with product MKRALLEEFRQAAYNYLGKAHDATFELTDAILLTRNAYSLADLSLSPVFRRKWPSIYEALQDSRPQRQKLMQLYIKQMPLQEHLLLAGDHTAWSRPDAVTLQERTIEHSSVSMGSDKPITVGQGYSTIAWIPEDSGSWALPLRHERITSWENPIQKAAWQLQQVCENLPTRPISVWDSEYGCAPFVLKTSNIKADILVRLRSNLCLWGAPPPYSGKGRPRKHGNKFKLNEPSTWSQATQSIEENHQKLGHIKVSLWSNLHFRKTATRPMSLIRVERLDDLGNLRVAKPLWLAWVGEQMPPLEVVWQLYLRRFTIDHWYRFLKQRLHWTLPKLSTSKQCERWSDLMPMMTWELWLARDIVADNPLPSPKGRG from the coding sequence ATGAAACGTGCCTTATTAGAAGAATTTCGTCAAGCAGCATACAACTATTTAGGAAAAGCGCATGATGCAACATTTGAGTTAACGGATGCAATATTGCTGACTCGAAACGCTTATAGTTTGGCAGATTTATCGCTATCCCCGGTGTTTAGACGCAAGTGGCCAAGTATTTATGAAGCGTTACAAGATAGCAGACCACAGCGGCAGAAATTGATGCAGTTATACATCAAACAGATGCCTTTACAGGAGCATCTGTTGTTAGCAGGCGATCATACAGCTTGGTCGCGGCCAGATGCGGTAACTCTACAGGAAAGGACAATTGAACACAGCAGTGTCTCAATGGGGTCAGACAAACCAATTACTGTTGGTCAGGGCTATAGCACCATTGCTTGGATACCAGAAGATTCGGGCAGTTGGGCGTTACCGTTGAGGCATGAGCGCATTACCAGTTGGGAAAACCCGATACAGAAGGCAGCTTGGCAGCTACAACAAGTGTGTGAAAATTTACCAACTAGACCAATTTCGGTTTGGGATAGTGAGTATGGGTGCGCTCCTTTCGTTTTGAAGACGAGTAACATTAAAGCAGACATTTTGGTACGTTTGCGTTCAAATCTTTGTTTATGGGGCGCACCACCACCATATTCTGGCAAGGGACGACCCAGAAAACATGGTAATAAATTCAAACTGAATGAACCTTCTACATGGAGTCAAGCCACCCAAAGTATAGAAGAAAACCATCAAAAGCTAGGACACATCAAGGTGAGTTTGTGGTCAAATTTGCACTTTCGTAAAACTGCTACACGGCCGATGTCCCTTATTCGGGTTGAGCGTCTGGATGATCTTGGCAACTTGAGGGTAGCAAAACCTTTGTGGTTGGCTTGGGTGGGAGAGCAAATGCCTCCACTTGAAGTTGTTTGGCAGCTCTATCTGCGTCGCTTTACTATTGACCACTGGTATCGTTTTTTGAAGCAACGCCTACACTGGACACTTCCTAAGCTCAGTACTTCTAAGCAATGTGAGCGTTGGAGTGACTTGATGCCAATGATGACTTGGGAATTGTGGTTGGCGCGTGATATTGTTGCGGATAACCCTTTACCTTCTCCCAAAGGGAGAGGCTAG
- a CDS encoding IS630 family transposase (programmed frameshift) has product MGARLRVFLTPEQDQTLLNLRKQDVPQKVKDRAEIIRLNAHGWYVEKIADHFDCHKKTVTKVLHQWQKLGTEGLWESPGRGGKPKWLEDDMIFLEECLRNEPRTYNSSQLALKLKTERNVEMSADRLRRVLKKGVDWKRTRKSHKGKQDPVARANKQADLDMLELAAATGEIDLKYLDESGFCMWSEPSYTYYFRGEQKRLEQTKRRGRRLSIIGLLQPLISFVYGLVIGGVDRKSYIEMMEKEAKQAQETGRISVIVQDNGPIHRCQEVQQLWKKWESQGLYIFFLPKYCSEMNPIELEWQHLKKDELSGQAFDDELDLAYAVINGVQARGKKNNHNTHRVKFSSRLST; this is encoded by the exons ATGGGTGCGCGTTTAAGGGTATTTCTGACTCCTGAGCAAGACCAAACTTTACTAAATCTGAGAAAACAGGATGTACCACAGAAAGTCAAAGACAGGGCGGAAATAATCAGGCTAAATGCACATGGTTGGTATGTAGAGAAGATAGCAGATCACTTTGATTGTCACAAAAAAACAGTCACAAAAGTTTTGCATCAATGGCAAAAACTGGGCACAGAAGGGCTTTGGGAATCTCCTGGGCGAGGGGGGAAACCAAAGTGGCTTGAGGATGACATGATATTTTTAGAAGAATGCCTCAGAAACGAGCCACGCACATACAATAGTTCTCAGTTAGCTTTGAAGTTGAAAACAGAACGCAACGTTGAGATGAGTGCCGACAGATTAAGACGGGTACTC AAAAAGGGGGTCGATTGGAAACGGACAAGGAAAAGCCATAAAGGAAAACAAGACCCAGTAGCACGAGCAAACAAGCAAGCAGACCTAGACATGTTGGAATTAGCTGCTGCCACTGGTGAAATAGACCTGAAATACCTAGACGAGTCAGGGTTCTGTATGTGGAGCGAACCTAGTTATACATATTACTTTAGAGGTGAGCAAAAACGGTTAGAACAGACTAAACGCCGTGGTCGCAGATTAAGTATTATCGGGCTTCTCCAACCTTTAATCAGTTTTGTTTACGGTTTAGTTATCGGTGGTGTTGACCGTAAATCTTATATAGAAATGATGGAGAAAGAAGCCAAACAAGCCCAAGAAACTGGACGTATCAGCGTGATTGTGCAAGATAACGGGCCAATACATCGCTGCCAAGAAGTTCAACAATTGTGGAAAAAATGGGAAAGTCAGGGTTTGTACATCTTTTTTCTCCCGAAATATTGCTCAGAAATGAATCCAATTGAATTGGAATGGCAACATCTCAAGAAAGATGAGTTATCCGGGCAAGCATTTGATGATGAGCTAGATCTCGCTTACGCCGTCATCAATGGTGTTCAAGCTAGAGGAAAAAAAAACAATCACAACACACATCGTGTAAAATTTAGCTCTAGATTATCAACTTAA
- a CDS encoding transposase DNA-binding-containing protein, with protein sequence MSWAALELMNADLGDKRRNRRLITIVEDLAAQQS encoded by the coding sequence ATGAGTTGGGCAGCCCTTGAGCTCATGAATGCAGACTTAGGAGATAAACGACGAAATCGGCGTTTGATAACAATAGTAGAAGATTTAGCTGCACAACAATCATGA
- a CDS encoding IS982 family transposase: MFSLDVLFCHVDDFCQAFEAQWHKQLLKHEGIKRIRAKSLCLSEIMTIVIAFHQNHYRNFKHFYLAQVKQHWHSAFPGLPSYQRFIEWIPSTLIPLCVYLKHCFGKCTGIGFIDSTSLKVCHNRRISRHRVFQGLAERGKTSVDWFFGFKLHLVVNEFGQLLNVTITPGNVDDRQPVPDLLSNLFGKIFADRGYVSQKLAAQLLQDFGIEFFAKPRRNMKNKLMRLLDLLLSRKRSIIETINDQLKNISQIEHSRHRSPVNFCVNVLCALIAYCHQPKKPSLQLEWLFPSSV; encoded by the coding sequence ATGTTTAGTTTAGATGTTTTGTTTTGCCACGTAGATGATTTCTGTCAAGCGTTTGAAGCGCAATGGCACAAACAGCTATTAAAGCATGAAGGAATCAAACGCATTCGCGCAAAAAGCCTATGTTTAAGCGAAATCATGACAATTGTCATTGCGTTCCATCAAAATCACTACCGCAATTTCAAGCATTTTTATTTAGCTCAGGTGAAACAGCATTGGCATTCGGCGTTTCCGGGATTACCAAGTTATCAACGATTTATTGAATGGATACCATCGACGTTGATACCTTTGTGCGTGTATCTCAAGCATTGTTTTGGCAAATGTACGGGTATCGGTTTTATCGATTCAACTAGTTTGAAAGTCTGCCATAATCGTCGGATTTCACGCCATAGGGTGTTTCAAGGTTTAGCCGAGCGTGGGAAGACTTCTGTCGATTGGTTTTTTGGTTTCAAACTGCATCTGGTGGTTAATGAGTTTGGTCAACTCTTAAATGTGACTATCACCCCTGGTAACGTTGATGACCGTCAACCAGTACCTGATTTACTCAGCAATCTGTTTGGAAAAATCTTTGCTGATAGAGGCTATGTCTCCCAAAAACTCGCTGCGCAACTTTTACAAGACTTCGGAATTGAATTTTTTGCCAAACCTCGTCGCAACATGAAAAATAAGTTGATGCGTCTTCTTGACTTGCTTTTGTCCCGTAAACGCTCCATCATTGAGACTATTAACGACCAACTCAAAAACATTTCTCAGATTGAACACTCTCGTCATCGCAGCCCAGTCAATTTTTGCGTTAATGTTCTGTGCGCTTTAATCGCTTATTGTCATCAGCCTAAGAAACCTAGCCTTCAACTTGAGTGGCTTTTTCCTTCATCTGTTTAA
- a CDS encoding CoA transferase encodes MHKAIIAEIQEAFGGSLAAMDILNVSGVGDLASVYAVTDLAIASLASSGMAVAEFIAIRSGKMPLIQVDRRLASMWFSRSLRPIGWQLPPKWDAVAGDYKASDHWIRLHTNAPHHRRAALQVLGCSEDREAVTKAVASWQANELEDAIVSANGCAAVMRSAEDWSMHAQGRAVATEPLMHISAMDSAHMPNWLIPAGRPLKGIRVLDLTRVLAGPVATRFLASYGAQVLRIDPIGWEEPGVVPEVVLGKRCARLDLKNANGMATLKKLLGDADVIIHGYRTGALAHLGLDSEERQKLRPGLVDISLNAYGWSGPWKLRRGFDSLVQMSSGIAHTGMVKANKNCPFPLPVQALDHATGYLLAAAAIRGLIRRVTSGQGMEVRASLARTAALLACYPVENGLAAKIEAENRNDLDPAIEATAWGAAQRLKPPLVIEGCPMYWDLPSSPLGSSLAEWL; translated from the coding sequence ATGCATAAAGCCATCATAGCAGAAATCCAGGAAGCATTTGGCGGGTCGCTTGCCGCAATGGATATTCTCAATGTATCTGGTGTTGGTGATCTGGCATCGGTCTATGCTGTTACCGATTTGGCGATAGCATCCCTTGCATCTTCTGGAATGGCGGTTGCCGAATTTATTGCCATACGCAGTGGCAAGATGCCGCTAATTCAGGTGGATCGACGGCTTGCATCCATGTGGTTTTCTAGATCGTTACGTCCAATAGGGTGGCAGTTGCCTCCGAAATGGGATGCAGTGGCCGGTGATTATAAGGCAAGTGACCACTGGATAAGATTACACACCAATGCACCGCACCATCGCCGTGCTGCACTGCAAGTGCTTGGTTGTTCAGAAGATAGGGAAGCCGTAACGAAGGCTGTTGCGAGTTGGCAAGCAAATGAGCTTGAAGATGCAATAGTTTCTGCAAACGGTTGTGCCGCCGTTATGAGATCAGCAGAAGATTGGAGCATGCACGCTCAGGGGCGAGCGGTAGCCACTGAGCCGCTTATGCACATTTCTGCTATGGATTCCGCTCATATGCCAAACTGGCTAATTCCGGCAGGGCGGCCTTTAAAAGGCATACGTGTACTTGACCTGACCAGAGTTCTTGCTGGCCCCGTTGCCACACGGTTTCTTGCCAGTTATGGGGCGCAAGTATTGCGTATTGATCCGATAGGATGGGAAGAACCAGGTGTTGTGCCGGAAGTTGTATTAGGCAAGCGCTGTGCCCGGCTTGATCTAAAGAATGCCAACGGTATGGCCACACTGAAAAAACTGTTGGGTGATGCTGATGTAATTATCCATGGATACCGAACTGGCGCACTGGCACATCTTGGTCTTGACAGTGAAGAAAGACAAAAGTTGCGTCCTGGGCTGGTTGATATTTCACTCAATGCTTATGGCTGGAGCGGGCCATGGAAATTGCGTAGGGGATTTGATAGCCTGGTACAGATGTCAAGCGGTATTGCACATACCGGGATGGTCAAAGCAAATAAAAACTGCCCATTTCCGTTGCCCGTGCAGGCTCTTGATCATGCAACGGGGTATTTGCTTGCAGCAGCAGCGATACGAGGCTTAATTAGGCGTGTGACGAGCGGCCAAGGTATGGAAGTACGGGCTTCGCTTGCCAGAACAGCAGCTTTACTGGCTTGTTATCCGGTTGAAAATGGTCTTGCTGCAAAAATTGAGGCGGAGAATAGGAATGATCTCGATCCAGCCATCGAAGCTACCGCGTGGGGGGCGGCACAGCGTCTGAAACCACCTTTAGTTATAGAAGGTTGTCCAATGTATTGGGATTTACCGTCATCGCCGTTAGGTTCCTCATTGGCTGAATGGCTTTGA